The Halanaerobium praevalens DSM 2228 genome contains a region encoding:
- a CDS encoding ArsR/SmtB family transcription factor — protein sequence MKKNKKIIKILKAIADQNRLEMLKLLSSEQLCSCHFVDILEISQPNVSHHLKILKEAGLIKASKRGRWIDYSLNKENIKLVKKEIDNILENKKIIKSNLI from the coding sequence GTGAAAAAAAATAAAAAAATAATTAAAATATTAAAAGCCATTGCTGATCAAAATAGACTGGAAATGCTTAAATTATTAAGCTCTGAGCAATTATGCAGCTGTCACTTTGTGGATATTTTAGAAATAAGTCAGCCTAATGTTTCTCATCATCTAAAAATATTAAAAGAAGCAGGACTAATTAAAGCTTCTAAAAGAGGTCGTTGGATTGATTATAGTTTGAACAAAGAAAATATTAAATTAGTTAAAAAAGAAATTGATAATATTTTAGAAAATAAAAAAATAATTAAGTCAAATCTTATATAA
- a CDS encoding YlbF family regulator, which translates to MSKISEKAQELGQLLINSEEYLKMEKAEESLENDEKAVEMLNNFEEKQQEFANDRSNQELRTELQSLQKEMLKNDKINNYFQTQQQFGKLMDTINHEISHILNPDQGCCSSDEGCCS; encoded by the coding sequence ATGTCTAAAATATCAGAAAAAGCACAAGAATTAGGTCAATTATTAATCAATTCAGAAGAATATTTAAAAATGGAAAAGGCAGAAGAAAGTTTAGAAAATGATGAAAAAGCAGTAGAAATGTTAAATAATTTTGAAGAAAAACAGCAAGAATTTGCTAATGATAGATCAAATCAAGAATTAAGAACTGAGCTTCAATCTTTACAAAAAGAAATGCTAAAAAACGACAAAATAAATAATTATTTTCAAACTCAACAACAATTTGGTAAATTAATGGATACTATTAATCATGAAATTTCACATATACTTAATCCTGACCAAGGTTGCTGCTCTTCAGATGAAGGCTGCTGCTCATAA
- the pnpS gene encoding two-component system histidine kinase PnpS, with product MLKWNKLSIKNRIIIIFIIIQLSIIGLSFYYFSTNHRHFYLEQEKISLNHYSKLILNDLESQTIKSSNQTLSQKVLDWAEASQTRVTIIQADGQVIADSDHNIEKMDNHLQRPEVIQALNRPSPGSEIRYSETIGEQMLYFAVPIKKEGALIGILRIARPINFIRSVLFEDIKSYLFFFFILALITIILAWRLTKSIVKPLETVTSTAAKISKGDLSQRIPVRRYTSEIEKLAKMFNFMAAELEDKITEVSQEKNRIEAILASMLDGVIAVNAEGEVTLINPAARRIFNIEAEKIRGKTLISSLFSHRIDMYLQRAFDKKEVISREIKYKNPEQKIIQATFIPLLAADKKLNGGVIVLTDITELRKLETVRNDFVANVSHELRTPLTSIIGYLDTLLESDIEDQDTRERFLQIIKEETDRLSNLINDLLNLSKIESQIFKLEADNFEKIVKKVVNLLSQKAKKQKLELNLEIDNNLPLVYMVREQIKQVLINLIDNAIKYTAEGGKVEVKVKQEKDKIYFSVQDNGMGIPQADQERIFERFYRVDKARSRALGGTGIGLSIVRNIIKQHGSEIQLKSREGVGSEFYFYLKIAE from the coding sequence TTGCTAAAATGGAATAAGTTAAGTATTAAAAATCGGATAATTATTATTTTTATTATTATTCAACTTTCAATTATTGGTTTAAGTTTTTATTATTTTAGTACAAATCACCGCCATTTTTATTTAGAACAAGAAAAAATTAGCTTAAATCATTATTCAAAGCTAATCTTAAATGATTTAGAAAGCCAAACTATTAAAAGTTCTAATCAAACTTTGAGTCAAAAAGTATTAGATTGGGCAGAAGCTTCGCAAACAAGAGTGACTATTATTCAGGCAGATGGTCAAGTAATTGCTGATTCTGATCATAATATAGAAAAAATGGATAATCATCTTCAGCGTCCAGAAGTGATTCAGGCTCTTAATCGGCCTAGCCCTGGTAGTGAAATCCGTTATAGTGAAACAATTGGAGAACAAATGCTTTATTTTGCTGTGCCAATTAAAAAAGAGGGAGCTTTAATTGGGATTTTAAGGATTGCTCGTCCAATTAATTTTATTAGAAGTGTTTTGTTTGAAGATATTAAAAGTTATCTTTTTTTCTTTTTTATTTTAGCATTAATAACTATTATCTTAGCCTGGCGCTTAACTAAGAGTATAGTTAAACCTTTAGAAACTGTGACTAGTACTGCTGCTAAAATTTCCAAAGGTGATTTAAGTCAGCGAATTCCAGTTAGAAGATATACAAGTGAAATTGAAAAATTAGCTAAAATGTTTAATTTTATGGCAGCTGAGTTAGAAGATAAGATTACTGAAGTTTCTCAGGAAAAAAATAGGATAGAGGCAATTTTAGCTAGTATGTTAGATGGTGTAATTGCAGTTAATGCAGAGGGAGAAGTTACTCTTATTAATCCAGCTGCTCGTAGAATTTTTAATATAGAAGCTGAAAAAATAAGAGGTAAAACATTAATTAGCTCTTTATTTAGCCATCGGATAGATATGTATTTACAACGAGCATTTGATAAAAAAGAAGTTATTAGTCGAGAAATTAAGTATAAAAATCCAGAACAAAAAATAATTCAAGCTACTTTTATTCCACTTTTAGCTGCTGATAAAAAGCTAAATGGGGGAGTAATTGTTTTAACAGATATTACTGAATTAAGAAAGCTAGAGACAGTTAGAAATGATTTTGTTGCTAATGTCTCACATGAGTTAAGAACTCCATTGACTTCAATTATAGGTTATTTAGATACTCTTTTAGAAAGTGACATTGAAGACCAAGATACAAGAGAAAGATTTTTGCAGATCATTAAAGAAGAAACTGATCGTCTTTCTAATTTAATTAATGATTTATTAAACTTATCTAAAATTGAATCTCAAATATTTAAGCTAGAAGCAGACAATTTTGAAAAAATAGTAAAAAAAGTTGTTAATCTTTTAAGTCAAAAAGCAAAAAAACAAAAGCTTGAGCTTAACTTAGAAATTGATAATAATTTACCTCTTGTTTATATGGTGCGAGAACAAATTAAACAAGTACTGATTAATCTGATTGATAATGCTATTAAATATACTGCAGAAGGAGGGAAGGTTGAGGTTAAAGTTAAGCAGGAAAAAGATAAGATTTATTTTTCTGTTCAAGATAATGGTATGGGAATTCCTCAAGCTGATCAAGAGAGAATTTTTGAAAGATTTTATCGAGTTGATAAAGCTAGGTCAAGGGCTTTGGGAGGAACAGGAATTGGATTATCGATTGTAAGAAATATAATAAAACAGCATGGAAGTGAAATTCAGCTTAAAAGTAGAGAAGGAGTAGGTAGTGAATTTTATTTTTATTTAAAAATAGCAGAATAA